A genomic stretch from Chitinophaga agri includes:
- a CDS encoding glycoside hydrolase family 16 protein, whose translation MKQLKYLPFILLGIHLLSCSGKGDGGGSTPDPVIPQGPVDKGWTFETTPVWADEFDYTGLPDATKWGYDIGGSGWGNNELEYYTNSIDNAAVADGKLTITAKKEAKENRNYTSARLVSRGKGDFLYGRIEIRAKLPAGKGTWPALWMLPTDWAYGDWPKSGEIDIMEHVGYDPDVVHITAHTEAYYFKIGTQKSATKKISNATTAYHLYRMDWTPFALRGYIDDQLIFEFKNEGKGYTVWPFDKKFHLLMNIAVGGDWGGAQGMDDSIYPVTMDVDYVRVYKMIEK comes from the coding sequence ATGAAACAACTAAAATACCTTCCCTTCATCCTACTTGGCATTCATCTTCTTTCCTGCTCAGGAAAAGGTGATGGTGGTGGCAGTACCCCTGACCCTGTAATACCTCAGGGCCCTGTAGACAAGGGCTGGACATTTGAAACCACTCCTGTGTGGGCGGATGAATTTGATTATACCGGTTTACCCGATGCTACCAAATGGGGATATGATATTGGTGGTAGTGGTTGGGGGAATAACGAACTGGAATACTATACCAATAGTATCGATAATGCTGCTGTCGCTGACGGCAAACTGACCATTACCGCTAAAAAAGAAGCTAAGGAAAACCGTAACTATACTTCGGCCCGCCTCGTCAGCAGAGGGAAAGGCGATTTCCTTTACGGACGTATTGAGATCAGGGCAAAACTGCCTGCCGGCAAAGGTACCTGGCCCGCTTTGTGGATGTTACCTACTGACTGGGCATATGGTGACTGGCCTAAATCAGGTGAGATCGATATCATGGAGCATGTGGGATATGATCCTGATGTAGTCCATATCACTGCTCATACGGAAGCCTATTATTTTAAAATAGGTACACAGAAATCGGCAACGAAAAAGATCAGCAATGCCACCACTGCTTACCATCTCTATCGTATGGACTGGACTCCTTTCGCATTGCGTGGCTACATTGATGATCAGCTGATCTTCGAGTTTAAGAATGAAGGGAAAGGCTACACTGTATGGCCCTTCGATAAGAAATTTCATCTCCTGATGAACATCGCTGTCGGTGGCGACTGGGGTGGTGCGCAGGGAATGGACGACTCCATTTATCCCGTTACCATGGATGTTGATTATGTCCGTGTTTACAAAATGATTGAAAAATGA